From Haloarcula sp. CBA1127, a single genomic window includes:
- a CDS encoding 6-pyruvoyl tetrahydropterin synthase family protein has translation MSQRLSKAEDTLADAGERELVVGGDRPLRISAGHRLLHHDGKCSRPHGHNYEITVRVTGELTDEGWVVDKGEITDVVDEWDHRFLLEAGDPLVEAFDASGDGDAVVVLDHPPTAEVMAAILEQRLADRLPETVSDVAVSVRETSELCIR, from the coding sequence ATGTCTCAGCGACTATCGAAGGCCGAGGACACGCTCGCCGACGCTGGCGAACGCGAACTCGTCGTCGGCGGTGACCGGCCGCTGCGGATCTCCGCGGGCCATCGACTGCTACACCACGACGGGAAATGCTCGCGCCCGCACGGACACAACTACGAAATCACTGTCCGCGTTACCGGCGAACTCACAGACGAGGGGTGGGTCGTCGACAAGGGCGAAATCACGGACGTGGTTGATGAGTGGGACCACCGCTTCCTGCTTGAGGCCGGCGACCCGCTGGTCGAGGCGTTCGATGCCAGCGGCGACGGCGATGCCGTGGTCGTCCTCGACCATCCGCCGACAGCCGAGGTCATGGCCGCGATACTGGAACAGCGCCTCGCCGACCGCCTCCCGGAGACCGTATCGGATGTTGCCGTCTCCGTTCGGGAGACAAGCGAACTCTGTATCCGCTGA
- a CDS encoding aconitate hydratase, producing the protein MGQTLTEKILDDHLVEGELTPGEEIGIEIDQVLTQDTTGTLVWLQFEALGLEEVQTELAAQYCDHQTYQFDFKNTDDHRFLRSAAGTFGAHFSRPGNGICHNVHKENFAEPGKTMLGSDSHTPTPGGLGELAIGSGGLDVAVAMGGGAYYIEMPEVVNVRLEGELPEWATAKDVILELLRRLSVKGGVGKVLEYTGPGVETLTVPERTTITNMGTELGATSSIFPTDDQTKDYLERLGREDVFEDIGPDEDAEYADEIVVDLSDLEPLIAEPSMPDNVVPVSEVEGVDVEQVMIGSCTNGAYEDILPAAKMLEGRNIDKKTEMIVAPGSKQASEMLAREGWTAEMMAAGVNFSEATCGACIGIGHVPASDSVSLRTFNRNFEGRSGIEDDNVYLCSPEVATAAAIKGEIVDPRNLADELGDLDAPGLEMPDQYIGNSESDLIAPENAVDDELIKGPNIGDVPLKDPLETEVGGEALLKMEDNITTDHIIPATQDILMYRSNVPKLSEFTLSRVDDTFAERALDADGGVLVAGENYGQGSSREHAALCPMYLGIETVLAQSFARIHKANLFNFGIVPLTIDEETYEKIEQGDDIEIVDDAAEAVKSGQEEFTIRVNDDWEATGQLDASEREREILAAGGKLSHTKQQHDEGGAAPADD; encoded by the coding sequence ATGGGACAGACGCTTACGGAAAAAATTCTCGACGACCATCTCGTCGAAGGGGAACTTACACCCGGAGAAGAGATCGGAATCGAGATCGATCAGGTGCTGACACAGGACACGACCGGGACGCTCGTCTGGCTGCAGTTCGAAGCGCTGGGCCTCGAAGAAGTGCAGACGGAACTGGCCGCCCAGTACTGTGACCACCAGACCTATCAGTTCGACTTCAAGAACACCGACGACCACCGCTTCCTCCGCTCTGCGGCAGGCACGTTCGGGGCCCACTTCTCGCGCCCCGGCAACGGTATCTGTCACAATGTCCACAAAGAGAACTTCGCCGAACCCGGCAAGACGATGCTCGGGTCCGACTCCCACACACCGACCCCCGGCGGCCTCGGCGAACTCGCCATCGGGTCCGGTGGCCTCGACGTCGCCGTCGCGATGGGTGGCGGCGCCTACTACATCGAGATGCCGGAAGTCGTCAATGTCCGCCTCGAAGGCGAACTGCCAGAATGGGCCACCGCCAAGGACGTCATCTTGGAGCTGCTCCGCCGGCTGTCGGTCAAGGGCGGCGTCGGCAAGGTGCTTGAATACACCGGTCCCGGCGTCGAGACGCTGACCGTCCCCGAGCGGACCACCATCACCAACATGGGGACCGAACTCGGTGCCACGTCCTCGATCTTCCCGACGGACGACCAGACCAAGGACTACCTCGAACGCCTCGGCCGCGAGGACGTCTTCGAGGACATCGGCCCCGACGAGGACGCCGAGTACGCCGACGAGATCGTCGTCGACCTCTCGGACCTCGAACCGCTCATCGCCGAACCGTCCATGCCTGACAACGTCGTCCCCGTCAGCGAAGTCGAGGGCGTTGACGTCGAGCAGGTCATGATCGGTTCCTGTACGAACGGCGCATACGAGGACATCCTCCCGGCCGCGAAGATGCTGGAAGGGCGCAACATCGACAAGAAGACCGAGATGATTGTCGCTCCCGGTTCCAAGCAGGCCTCCGAGATGCTGGCCCGCGAGGGCTGGACCGCGGAGATGATGGCCGCTGGCGTCAACTTCTCCGAGGCGACGTGTGGTGCCTGTATCGGCATCGGTCACGTCCCGGCCTCCGACTCCGTCTCCCTGCGGACCTTCAACCGCAACTTCGAGGGCCGCTCCGGTATCGAGGACGACAACGTCTACCTCTGCTCGCCGGAAGTCGCCACTGCGGCGGCCATCAAAGGCGAAATTGTCGATCCGCGCAACCTCGCCGACGAACTCGGCGACCTCGATGCCCCCGGTCTGGAGATGCCCGACCAGTACATCGGCAACTCCGAGTCGGACCTCATCGCGCCGGAGAACGCCGTCGACGACGAACTCATCAAGGGCCCGAACATCGGCGATGTGCCGCTGAAGGATCCGCTTGAGACCGAAGTCGGTGGTGAAGCTCTCCTGAAGATGGAGGACAACATCACGACGGACCACATCATCCCGGCCACACAGGACATCCTGATGTACCGGTCGAACGTCCCGAAACTCTCCGAGTTCACGCTCTCGCGTGTCGACGACACGTTCGCGGAGCGCGCACTCGACGCTGACGGCGGCGTGCTCGTCGCTGGCGAGAACTACGGTCAGGGCTCCTCGCGCGAACACGCGGCCCTGTGCCCGATGTACCTGGGCATCGAGACCGTCCTCGCACAGAGCTTCGCCCGCATCCACAAGGCGAACCTGTTCAACTTCGGTATCGTCCCGCTCACCATCGACGAGGAGACCTACGAGAAGATCGAGCAGGGCGACGACATCGAGATCGTCGACGACGCGGCCGAGGCCGTCAAATCCGGCCAGGAAGAGTTCACCATCCGTGTGAACGACGACTGGGAAGCGACCGGCCAGCTCGACGCCTCCGAGCGCGAGCGCGAGATCCTCGCTGCCGGTGGCAAGCTCTCACACACGAAGCAGCAGCACGACGAAGGCGGCGCTGCACCTGCAGACGACTAA
- a CDS encoding 7-carboxy-7-deazaguanine synthase QueE: protein MPVANDAPGVDIEGTDADAESGDLPINELFQSLQGEGRLAGVPSVFVRTSGCNLRCWFCDSYHTSWEPTHDWFAVDDVLAAIEEYDANHVVLTGGEPLIHDASADLLERLADRGYHTTVETNGTVVPDAPIDLASVSPKLASSTPTPDRDPDGNGEWADRHEERRLDVPTLAELVETYDTQLKFVVTGREDMAEIERLVEQLRDTASTRVRDDDVLLMPEGQTRDQLEATRETVADLALEYGYRYTPRLHVDLWNDAPGT from the coding sequence ATGCCGGTCGCAAACGACGCGCCCGGGGTCGACATCGAGGGAACCGACGCCGACGCAGAGTCGGGTGACCTCCCGATCAACGAACTGTTCCAGTCCCTTCAGGGCGAGGGGCGACTGGCCGGCGTCCCGAGCGTGTTCGTCCGGACCAGCGGCTGTAACCTGCGGTGCTGGTTCTGTGACTCTTATCACACCTCGTGGGAGCCGACCCACGACTGGTTCGCTGTCGACGACGTGCTTGCGGCTATCGAGGAGTACGACGCCAACCACGTCGTCCTGACCGGCGGCGAACCGCTCATTCACGACGCCAGTGCGGACCTGCTGGAACGGCTGGCCGACCGGGGCTATCACACGACGGTCGAGACCAACGGGACCGTCGTCCCCGATGCCCCTATCGACCTCGCCAGCGTCAGCCCGAAACTGGCCTCCAGCACGCCGACGCCCGACCGCGACCCCGACGGTAACGGCGAGTGGGCGGACCGCCACGAGGAGCGCCGGCTCGACGTGCCGACGCTGGCCGAACTCGTCGAAACCTACGACACGCAACTGAAGTTCGTCGTTACGGGCCGCGAAGACATGGCCGAAATCGAGCGTCTCGTCGAGCAACTCCGCGACACTGCGTCGACCCGCGTTCGTGACGACGACGTGTTACTGATGCCGGAAGGACAGACGCGCGACCAGCTCGAAGCGACCCGGGAGACGGTCGCGGACCTCGCGCTGGAGTACGGCTACCGATACACGCCGCGACTCCACGTCGACCTCTGGAACGACGCACCGGGCACCTGA
- a CDS encoding NUDIX hydrolase: MTREPAHEWPIVESEREYETGWYTGGYDRVRQPDGSEKDYYWAELPDAAVVVATTGDELVMVDQYRPTIREQCLELPAGIVEDDESYTTAGARELREETGFEAAGVSLIEEFSCSTGVLRHRRGIVFAEGLEPVDRELDDNEFLSVTTVPIDEALQVARREPANDATIEGILLAQADGLL; this comes from the coding sequence ATGACCCGCGAACCGGCCCACGAGTGGCCTATCGTTGAGAGCGAACGCGAGTACGAGACCGGCTGGTACACCGGCGGCTACGACCGGGTTCGCCAGCCCGACGGCTCCGAAAAGGACTACTACTGGGCTGAACTGCCCGATGCGGCCGTCGTGGTCGCCACGACCGGCGACGAACTCGTCATGGTCGACCAGTATCGCCCGACCATTCGTGAGCAGTGCCTCGAACTCCCGGCCGGCATCGTCGAGGACGACGAATCCTACACGACCGCCGGTGCACGCGAACTCCGCGAGGAGACCGGCTTCGAGGCTGCCGGCGTCTCACTTATCGAGGAGTTCTCGTGTTCGACCGGCGTGCTCCGGCACCGCCGTGGCATCGTCTTCGCTGAGGGACTCGAACCGGTCGACCGAGAACTGGACGATAACGAGTTCCTCTCGGTGACGACTGTGCCCATCGACGAAGCGCTGCAGGTCGCCCGGCGCGAACCGGCCAACGACGCGACCATCGAAGGCATCCTGCTGGCACAGGCTGACGGCTTGCTGTAG
- a CDS encoding HalOD1 output domain-containing protein — translation MSSNEGTVYMLRNRATEGSDDWVSPEPAEDVIADAVLEATDLDADDIDGLDTYVDTESLRAVVGERTTESLTFAVEGHDVTITADGEVSVDG, via the coding sequence ATGAGCTCGAACGAGGGGACTGTGTATATGCTGCGGAACCGGGCCACGGAGGGGTCCGACGACTGGGTGAGCCCCGAACCCGCAGAAGATGTTATTGCCGATGCGGTGCTCGAAGCGACAGATCTGGATGCAGATGATATTGACGGGCTGGATACATACGTCGACACCGAGTCACTCCGTGCAGTCGTCGGGGAGAGGACGACGGAGTCGCTGACGTTCGCTGTCGAAGGCCACGACGTGACGATAACGGCTGACGGTGAGGTTTCTGTCGACGGGTAA
- a CDS encoding Fic family protein, whose product MRDGYDLPPDAPGQYMPLRTDQSLPKAYFPNKLPPTFDLSADVIDEVSQAMWSLGRLEGLGSEIDNPGAVFSSFVYKEAEQSSQVEGTAVTVSDLYRYDVDELQIQETVESDHEADVREARNYISALDDAISFLQTAGIERQSITTELIKSLHERLLITGRSDGEDPLPGEFRPGFTAIEEQGPHGVGTQIRFIPPKPDTVPGLMDDLTRFVQQGSDWPVLVDIAIAHYQFETIHPFKDGNGRVGRLLVVLMLVSSGVLHYPMLYLSSHIERHRTEYADRLLAVSEDGDWDGWLQFFLRGIREQAQEAFVRAKLLVDKRKEYEFRYSDAATSVRRLSLALFEDPYFTVREASERIDVVYQTANNAIETLVTDGVVDEITGNDQNRVFRAAEIMDIVERPASQLPESGELVDVEQAWRLPER is encoded by the coding sequence ATGAGAGATGGGTACGATCTTCCGCCAGATGCACCAGGACAATATATGCCGCTTCGGACCGACCAAAGTCTCCCGAAAGCGTACTTTCCAAACAAACTTCCACCTACTTTCGACCTGTCTGCTGACGTTATTGACGAAGTGTCGCAGGCGATGTGGTCCCTCGGTCGATTAGAAGGGCTTGGCAGTGAGATCGACAATCCTGGTGCTGTGTTCAGCTCGTTTGTCTACAAAGAAGCGGAACAGTCGTCGCAGGTCGAAGGAACAGCCGTGACTGTGTCTGACCTCTATCGATACGATGTCGACGAGCTCCAGATTCAAGAGACAGTCGAGAGTGACCACGAAGCCGATGTCAGGGAAGCTCGAAACTATATTAGTGCTCTCGATGATGCGATCTCGTTTCTCCAGACAGCCGGTATCGAACGGCAAAGCATCACGACGGAACTCATCAAGTCGCTTCATGAGCGGTTACTAATCACGGGACGGTCGGACGGGGAGGATCCACTACCGGGCGAATTTCGACCGGGATTCACTGCAATCGAAGAGCAAGGGCCACACGGTGTCGGGACACAGATTCGGTTCATTCCGCCGAAGCCAGATACGGTTCCGGGGCTGATGGACGATTTAACACGATTTGTCCAGCAAGGCTCTGATTGGCCCGTTTTGGTCGATATCGCAATAGCTCACTATCAGTTCGAAACGATTCACCCGTTCAAAGACGGTAACGGACGGGTGGGACGACTGCTCGTCGTCCTCATGCTCGTCTCAAGTGGGGTCCTCCATTACCCGATGCTCTATCTCAGTTCGCACATCGAACGACACCGAACTGAATATGCCGACAGATTGCTTGCCGTGAGCGAGGACGGTGACTGGGACGGTTGGCTTCAGTTCTTCCTCCGGGGTATCCGCGAGCAAGCACAAGAGGCGTTTGTCCGAGCAAAACTGCTCGTCGACAAGCGGAAAGAGTACGAATTTCGATATTCGGACGCAGCGACATCGGTCCGTCGCCTCTCCCTCGCGCTGTTCGAAGATCCGTATTTTACCGTCCGGGAAGCCAGCGAACGAATCGACGTTGTGTACCAGACGGCAAACAACGCTATCGAAACGCTCGTAACAGATGGTGTTGTGGATGAAATAACCGGAAACGACCAGAACCGCGTCTTCAGAGCTGCCGAAATCATGGATATCGTCGAACGGCCCGCGAGCCAACTTCCTGAGTCCGGTGAACTTGTTGATGTCGAGCAGGCGTGGAGGCTACCCGAGCGATAA
- a CDS encoding rhodanese-like domain-containing protein, whose amino-acid sequence MDGEIDADELRSKLDEETVRVVDIRSPGAFERGHIPESENVPFPSLVDEVERFEGDDEVVTVCPKGKSSVQAARLIASYEGFDGDVVSFEPGLNGWDGPLERAEDEETPADTAAADGDTDEGPAAPF is encoded by the coding sequence ATGGACGGCGAAATCGACGCCGACGAGCTGCGGTCGAAACTCGACGAGGAGACGGTCCGGGTAGTCGATATCCGCTCACCCGGCGCGTTCGAGCGAGGCCACATCCCCGAGAGCGAGAACGTCCCGTTCCCGTCGCTCGTCGACGAAGTCGAACGGTTCGAAGGCGACGACGAGGTCGTGACAGTGTGTCCGAAAGGCAAATCTAGCGTGCAGGCCGCCCGGCTCATCGCGTCGTACGAAGGGTTTGATGGCGACGTAGTAAGCTTTGAACCCGGTCTGAACGGCTGGGACGGCCCGCTGGAGCGTGCCGAAGATGAGGAGACGCCGGCAGACACTGCGGCTGCTGATGGGGACACCGACGAAGGCCCTGCTGCACCGTTTTAG
- the rimI gene encoding ribosomal protein S18-alanine N-acetyltransferase, whose amino-acid sequence MTTVAPDGPETPDTPVVRRAVRADLIEIHRIEQASFPQPWPFSALESYLGETGFLVAETGNDDDDPPAVAGYVVADTVPNHGTPLGHIKDIAVRPAYRRQGVASALLTHAMEVIDETGAGSVKLEVRADNDGARRLYRRFGFEHRKTIPNYYSNGEDALVMVRLL is encoded by the coding sequence GTGACAACGGTTGCTCCTGACGGACCGGAGACGCCGGATACGCCAGTGGTTCGGCGCGCCGTCCGCGCGGACCTCATCGAGATCCACCGCATCGAGCAGGCGTCGTTTCCACAGCCGTGGCCGTTTTCTGCACTGGAGAGCTATCTCGGCGAAACGGGGTTTCTCGTCGCCGAAACCGGCAATGACGATGATGACCCGCCCGCTGTCGCAGGCTACGTCGTCGCGGATACGGTGCCGAACCACGGTACCCCGCTCGGCCACATTAAGGATATCGCGGTCCGGCCGGCGTACCGACGGCAGGGGGTTGCGAGCGCGCTGTTGACCCATGCGATGGAGGTTATCGACGAGACGGGTGCTGGCTCGGTCAAGCTGGAGGTCCGGGCCGACAACGACGGCGCACGAAGGCTCTACCGGCGCTTCGGGTTCGAGCACCGCAAGACGATTCCGAACTACTACAGCAACGGCGAGGACGCCTTGGTGATGGTCCGTCTGCTGTAG
- a CDS encoding phosphate uptake regulator PhoU produces METRKVQVTGGSTYTVSLPKEWATENDVSAGSVVEFHAERDLLLLAPQRDNGRVEGSLDVEGLENRHELTRAVMTMYVSGFDIIQLEATRITAEQRRIIRDATQGLVGLEMIEETTDRVVLQDLLDSSELSVHNAITRMRLVSLTMLSDAVEALIEDDDDLAADVMQRDDDVDRLWYMVSRVFRTVLRNPTAANEIGFPRETVFDFQSSARQLERIADHATKIASLSQEIGEITGETAELLDQLEAEAIAVPETAMDALLTEDSDEAVELANGARSQIPDVDETAREVDGQIREFDPQSAQVLGLIVDSLSRTADYGGNIAESALQKAAPRPQS; encoded by the coding sequence ATGGAGACACGCAAGGTCCAGGTGACAGGCGGGTCGACATACACCGTCTCCCTCCCCAAAGAGTGGGCGACAGAAAACGACGTGAGCGCGGGCAGCGTCGTCGAATTCCACGCCGAACGGGACCTGCTGTTGCTCGCTCCACAGCGGGACAACGGCCGCGTTGAGGGGAGTCTCGACGTGGAAGGACTCGAAAACAGGCACGAACTCACACGGGCGGTGATGACGATGTACGTCAGCGGCTTCGACATCATCCAGCTCGAAGCGACTCGGATAACGGCCGAACAGCGACGCATCATCCGTGATGCGACACAGGGACTGGTCGGTCTGGAGATGATTGAGGAAACGACCGACCGGGTCGTCCTGCAGGACCTGCTGGATTCCTCGGAGCTGTCGGTCCACAACGCGATCACACGCATGCGGCTGGTCTCGTTGACGATGCTCTCCGATGCCGTCGAGGCGCTCATCGAGGATGACGACGACCTCGCGGCGGACGTGATGCAACGCGACGACGACGTGGACCGCCTCTGGTACATGGTTTCACGCGTGTTCCGAACCGTCCTCCGAAATCCAACGGCAGCGAACGAGATCGGGTTCCCGCGTGAGACTGTGTTCGATTTCCAGTCCAGTGCCCGCCAGCTTGAGCGTATTGCCGACCACGCGACCAAGATCGCCAGCCTCTCCCAGGAAATCGGGGAGATCACCGGCGAAACGGCCGAGCTTCTCGATCAGCTGGAAGCCGAGGCCATTGCAGTCCCCGAGACTGCGATGGACGCCCTGTTGACCGAAGACTCCGACGAGGCCGTCGAGCTGGCAAACGGGGCCCGGAGTCAGATCCCCGACGTCGACGAGACTGCCCGCGAGGTCGATGGCCAGATCCGCGAGTTCGACCCACAGAGCGCCCAAGTTCTGGGCCTAATCGTCGACTCCCTGTCCCGGACCGCCGACTACGGCGGCAACATCGCCGAGAGCGCCCTCCAGAAGGCTGCGCCCCGTCCGCAGTCCTGA
- a CDS encoding methylglyoxal synthase — MTRIALIAHDDEKPEMIDLAQSYEATLSEFDLVGTGTTSKRIMAETDLTIERKESGPMGGDTQIGAEVAEGRMDGIVFLRDPLTAQPHEPDISALLRICDVHDVPLATTRTAAEYVLEGLARDESDD, encoded by the coding sequence ATGACCCGCATCGCACTCATCGCACACGACGACGAGAAGCCCGAGATGATCGACCTGGCACAGAGTTACGAAGCAACGCTTTCGGAGTTTGACCTCGTCGGGACCGGCACGACGAGCAAGCGCATCATGGCAGAGACCGATCTCACCATCGAGCGAAAGGAGAGCGGGCCGATGGGGGGCGACACGCAGATCGGCGCGGAAGTCGCCGAGGGCCGGATGGACGGCATCGTCTTCCTCCGGGACCCGCTGACGGCACAGCCCCACGAGCCGGACATCTCGGCGCTCCTGCGCATCTGTGACGTTCACGACGTGCCGCTGGCGACGACCCGGACTGCGGCGGAGTACGTCCTCGAAGGGCTGGCCCGGGACGAATCCGACGACTAA
- a CDS encoding helix-turn-helix domain-containing protein, with the protein MIVEFHIDAPLLQRTAETLSKAAIRIQRLHCESGDCRAVAWIGPVERPAIEANLAQDESITDYAHVAAEGDGHWYTLHTTDTIIDTIGEALLNADGFLLGAAQTGDDWVFRARFPEKSSVLSFRDVLVSSDINIDIQTITDDTEASPQFGVTDPQQEVLLLALNRGYFTVPRESSLSDLAAELGISSQAASERLRRGTRTLVQNTLAAPERPLVGSPPE; encoded by the coding sequence ATGATAGTAGAATTTCACATCGATGCCCCCCTCTTGCAGCGAACAGCTGAAACGCTGAGTAAAGCGGCGATACGGATACAGCGACTTCACTGCGAGAGCGGCGACTGCCGTGCCGTCGCCTGGATTGGCCCCGTCGAACGGCCCGCCATCGAAGCGAATCTGGCCCAGGACGAGAGTATCACCGACTATGCCCATGTAGCGGCAGAAGGAGATGGTCACTGGTATACCCTGCATACAACTGACACGATAATCGATACGATCGGAGAAGCGTTGTTGAACGCGGACGGATTCCTCCTCGGTGCCGCACAGACCGGCGACGACTGGGTGTTTCGAGCCCGGTTCCCCGAGAAGAGTTCGGTGCTGTCGTTCCGTGACGTGCTCGTGTCCAGTGATATCAACATCGACATTCAGACAATCACCGACGACACGGAAGCCTCTCCCCAGTTCGGCGTGACGGATCCACAGCAAGAAGTGCTGTTGCTCGCGCTCAATCGTGGGTACTTCACCGTCCCGCGGGAGTCCTCCCTCTCGGACCTCGCCGCGGAGCTCGGGATCTCCAGTCAGGCCGCCTCGGAGCGGCTCCGTCGTGGGACGCGAACGCTGGTACAGAACACGCTGGCGGCCCCTGAGCGGCCGCTTGTCGGCTCACCGCCGGAGTAA
- a CDS encoding DUF5809 family protein: protein MDTEGQFAPASAAKARERYEAFGPTAQVVVKEVAKAMGLDAEAYEERVTSEVVETARDVLFAESLAVQVGSMAEFEEWREDTDCVVSLVGAENVDNVVWHAAPFAEQAVAATFQDERRAAVGTLRRQAFGRIYREVV from the coding sequence ATGGACACTGAGGGGCAGTTTGCGCCGGCATCGGCAGCCAAGGCCCGCGAGCGCTATGAAGCGTTCGGGCCGACAGCGCAGGTCGTCGTCAAGGAAGTCGCGAAGGCGATGGGTCTCGACGCGGAGGCCTACGAGGAACGGGTCACCAGCGAGGTGGTCGAAACTGCCCGCGACGTGCTGTTCGCGGAATCGCTGGCAGTTCAGGTCGGTTCGATGGCGGAGTTCGAGGAATGGCGCGAAGACACGGACTGTGTGGTGTCGCTGGTCGGCGCGGAGAACGTCGACAACGTCGTCTGGCACGCCGCGCCCTTCGCGGAGCAGGCCGTCGCGGCGACGTTTCAGGACGAACGCCGTGCTGCTGTTGGGACGCTCCGTCGTCAGGCCTTCGGCCGCATCTACCGCGAGGTCGTCTGA
- a CDS encoding DUF5810 domain-containing protein, whose amino-acid sequence MGYACPVCDDPQADDVHLANHLAFTAMTGGDDHEAWLDERVPEWGQLGEDELSTEVVEYAEETEFPQVFEDTVDRSDGGHSHDHAHEHGHGDLPQGADRHRGSNALSDHDSEVLAEARDLTREMLRDSDDETDSDAGDSDTSESDAGDDTGANGDETE is encoded by the coding sequence ATGGGATACGCCTGTCCAGTGTGTGACGACCCGCAAGCCGATGACGTGCATCTGGCGAACCACCTCGCGTTTACCGCGATGACCGGCGGCGACGACCACGAAGCGTGGCTTGACGAGCGCGTCCCCGAGTGGGGCCAACTCGGCGAGGACGAACTGTCCACCGAAGTCGTCGAATACGCCGAGGAGACGGAGTTCCCACAGGTGTTCGAGGACACCGTCGACCGCAGCGATGGTGGGCATAGCCACGACCACGCGCACGAACATGGCCACGGCGACCTCCCGCAGGGCGCGGACCGTCACCGGGGATCGAACGCGCTCAGCGACCACGACAGCGAGGTGCTGGCCGAGGCTCGGGATCTGACGCGTGAGATGTTGCGCGACAGCGACGACGAAACCGATTCGGACGCCGGTGACAGTGACACGTCGGAGTCAGACGCTGGCGACGACACCGGCGCGAACGGAGACGAAACCGAATAG
- the queC gene encoding 7-cyano-7-deazaguanine synthase QueC — MTDDTRAVVLASGGMDSATAAYEAQTRGYDHLYLLHTSYGQNTEDREYDCASALADHVDAADFLHVETGHLTQIGASSLTDDSMDVADADTESDEIPTSYVPFRNANLLSMAVSYAEANDCGAVFIGAHSEDFSGYPDCRPAFFDAFQGVIDAGTKPDTDIDLVAPFVEWSKTDIAERGVELGVPYADTWSCYRDDEPACGTCDACAFRLEAFQRIGERDPIEYAERPTYAE; from the coding sequence ATGACTGATGACACCCGCGCTGTCGTGCTCGCCTCCGGCGGCATGGACAGCGCCACGGCGGCCTACGAAGCACAGACCCGCGGCTACGACCACCTGTATCTGCTGCACACCAGCTACGGGCAAAACACCGAGGACCGGGAGTACGACTGCGCCAGCGCGCTGGCCGACCACGTCGACGCGGCTGATTTCCTTCACGTTGAGACCGGCCATCTCACTCAAATCGGCGCGTCGTCACTGACTGACGACTCGATGGACGTCGCGGACGCCGACACCGAAAGCGACGAGATTCCGACCTCGTACGTCCCGTTCAGGAATGCGAATCTGCTGTCGATGGCCGTCTCCTACGCCGAGGCCAACGACTGCGGAGCCGTCTTCATCGGCGCCCACAGCGAGGATTTCTCGGGATATCCGGACTGTCGGCCCGCCTTCTTCGACGCCTTTCAGGGCGTCATCGACGCCGGCACGAAACCCGACACCGATATCGACCTCGTCGCGCCCTTCGTCGAGTGGTCCAAGACCGACATCGCCGAACGCGGCGTCGAACTCGGTGTCCCATACGCGGACACTTGGAGCTGCTACCGGGACGACGAACCGGCCTGTGGAACGTGTGACGCCTGCGCGTTCCGGCTTGAAGCCTTCCAGCGCATCGGGGAACGGGACCCCATCGAGTACGCGGAGCGACCGACGTACGCTGAGTGA